The Helianthus annuus cultivar XRQ/B chromosome 11, HanXRQr2.0-SUNRISE, whole genome shotgun sequence region gaaaaggaacaaatggcaaataagttcctaactcatcggatgataggtgtggattgtcgtggttatacttcgacattctttgaatatgctagagtggtacctaacctggcttcaccagaaccggtactcatttctcgctatatttggggattaattagcgaaattcgaaatatcgttaaggctgcgagacctcgcactattgacgatgcagtagaattagctaacaccttaactgatgaactgatacgcacaagagatgaagataggaagaaggaattagctcagaaaattacccaaggatttagggtgggtaatagtagtagtTTCAAAAAGAGAGGAACAGGACAATCTTCAACTGTGCCAttttgcaaaatttgcaaaaagaaacattttggaaaatgtaacaaactttgcaatttttgcaagacaataggacatcgggaagaaaactgcataaagaaatccataatttgttacaattgtggggaaGCCGGACATATCAAACCAtaatgtcctaagttagttaacccagtagacaacaaactcaaggcagctgaaggagctactaagaagaatgccagagcattccagctaactactcaagaagcagaactcatcccggatgtgatagccggtacgtttttagttcacaacatttatgcaaaagtattatttgactctggtgcaaaccaaagttttataaatacttcattctgtcaagctcttaagttacctttaactaccgttaggcagatttttacagtcgaaactgcagatgggaattcagtcaaaatccatcaggttttgcaaaaagtagtaATAGAACTCTTAGTCATAAATttactgcaaacctattacctatgaaattagccgagtttgatgttgtgttaggaatggattggttaatagccaaccatgctcaaatcatttgtgatagaaactctatagaaattcaaacacctactggagaagtaattaagattcaggagataaacctcggaagccactaaagttcatatcagtaatgaaagttgctaattatgaacggaaacaaggaatagtatatatgatttcagtaataatttgtactaaaggaaaagaacttaaggaaattcctgtagtctcagaatacccagatgtttttccagaagatttacctggactaccaccaaatagagaggtagaatttaggattcatctaattccaggaactacaccgatagccaaggcaccctatcgattagctcctaccgaaatgttagaattgaaaaagcaattagatgaattactaagcaaaggatttatacaacctagttcatccccttggggtgcaccggtgttgtttgtgaaaaagaaagatggatcgatgagaatgtgtatcgattatagagagttgaataaggttacagttaagaatcgatacccattacctaggattgatgatcttttcgatcaattacaaggcgctaaatatttttctaagatagacttgcgctccggatatcatcaattaaaggttcaagaagaagacatacctaaaactgcatttaggactaggtatggacattatgagtttacagtcatgccctttggattaactaatgcacccgcagcatttatggacatgatgaacagaatctgtaaaccatatttggataaatttgtaattgttttcatagacgatatacttatttattcaaaaagtcagatcgaacattgtcagcacttgcatgcactcttaactttgttaagaaaagaaaagttgtacgctaaattctcgaaatgtgaattttggctacaagaagtgcaatttttaggacacatggtgaatcacgaaggtatttacgtagatcctgctaagatagaagcaattaccaattggaaggttccgcaaactgcaatggaaattagaagttttataggattagctggatattatagacggtttattaaggatttttccaagatagctataccattaactaaactaacctgtaaagccactaaatttgagtggggacctaaacaagaagaagccttcagaatcttaaagcagaaattgaccaatgctccaatcttagccttaccagaaggaacaaaagattttgaggtatattgtgatgcttcaaaattaggatacagatgtgtgttgatgcaacgcaaaaaggtaattgcgtatgcttccagacaattgaagaagcacgaggaaaactatacgactcatgatttagaattaggagctatagtttttgcccttaagatatggagacattatctgtatggaagtaagtttactgtttatacagatcataagagtttaaggtatatatttgggcaaaaagagttaaacatgaggcaaagaagatggatggaaatcctgagtgattacgattgtgatattcaatatcacgaaggaaaggcaaacgtagtcgcagacgccttaagtcgtaagttccatgaaaagcaaaagcgagtccgtgctcttagaataaatctacaagtagatttaatggaacaattgaaggaaattcaggaaacggcaatcaaggacgatgccgaaggaatgaaaggttacctaaaagaattagaacaaggaaatgagggaatttggaaattccacaaaagcagaatttgggtacctaaacaaggaaatttaagatcaaagattttagaggaagctcataaatctagatataccatacacccaggaaacaataagatgtaccaagatttaagaaagaatttttggtggataggaatgaaaaaggatatagccgaatacgtatctacgtgtttaacttgttcacaagttaaagccgaacatcagaaaccctcaggtctactacaacagttagaaatgcctgtatggaaatgggaactcataacaatggactttgttactaagttacccaaaaccaggaaaggtaacaatgccatttgggtgatcgtagaccgACTAACCAAATCCGCttattttctaccaataaaggaaacctttagtatggaaaggttagccaagttgtatgtagatgaaatagtatccttacatggaattccactctccattgtatcggatagagatagtcgtttcacttcccgcttctggacaagtttccaagaatcaatgggaactcgactgaatctaagtactgcatatcatccacagacagacggacaaagtgaaaggacgatccaaactctagaagacatgcttcgagcatgtgtaattgactttggtggtaattgggataaccatttaccattaatcgaattctcctataataatagctatcattcaagcatcgaagcactgtatggacgcaagtgcagaactcccgtatgttgggcagaaataggagaaagtcaattatcaggaccagaaatcgtgcaagaaaccacagacaagataactcaaatcaagaaaagattgaaaacagccagagatcgccagaagagctatgcagacaatcgtcgcaagccacttgaattccagataggagataaagtactattgaaggtatctccttggaaaggagtagtacgatttggtaagaaaggaaaactgagtcccagatatgttggaccatttccagtgatccaacgaatagggccagttgcttatcgtttacaactaccagaagaactagctggagtacatgatgtatttcatatatccaatctcaagaaatgtctatcagacgaatccctggtagtacctcttcaagatgtagaggtaaacgaaaagctgaaattcaaagagaaacctttacaaatagaagaccgaaaagttaagtttctcaaacacaagcgactggtattggtgaaagtcaaatggaattcaaagagaggaccggaatacacttgggaactggagtcagaaatgaagcagAAATACCCTCAGCTGTTTCAATGAATCtcaaggacgagatttttcttaaggtggggaggatgtaacaactctcattaaaattaataaattagaatgataattagtcgataaggaaaccctaattgagacacccaagtaattccgcattaaacctaaaattttcagaacaatcggaattaggatcagggcccctaaaactcaggggggataaaccctaattgatatttatcTATTCAATTTGCTGTCTAAAATTCGTTTAAGAAAAATGTTGAGtcacccaagctagtcccgaaacCAGCTAGGCTAGgtaaatagactgcaccctttacagACCGTAAGCCTACCGgtttccttacggaccgtaagggttaagtCATACGGACCGTGAGCATGActattttctggctataaatagccgacattgggactCGAATTTTGGAATGAAAACGACGTTGATACACTCTGTGCACGTCGAATTAGCTCAGTACATcataattaaacacacactgtatTCGAATCGTTGCcacggaacagggtaattactcgatcgctattacgattcattttccgagatcaatatatccaaagaatatttaagtgccgcccacattgggttatactttgtcgttcgtcgttaaatcgatgaatgtttaagtattgcactttgtcgttcattgtgagaatttgatctcgtgagttatcgtaactgctgtattgatcactaaccctgttttgtgtgcattattgttgaaattaggttaacaaggctaaatcatattctatccatactaaatctgcaatgtgagtcattctctttttatcaaatatgttttacaatactccaaatcattttttcagagttataattacagtgattaagtttatgtaatcaccaaattacagccggtatgtggggtattgtgcacattactattgttttaatcacattaggtgggcgagcctaaaaataagttatatacgtcactcattgggacagccaatggtgatatgaccacagtcacagagctggtcgtgtgacaaatacctattcttgaaagttggttgataataaacatatgtaaaaactcttaatactgtgaattataacaaaagtgtcgttttagtaaatagaatgattcactcagtatttccccgctgacaaaacctttttcaaacatgtttcaggtgatctactgtaattcaggaaaagtgctgggaagcatttcaagcttaagatagtggctcaatataaaataaagaaatatgttttgaaataaagattatcagaaaaatcttattattgtaaattatcggggttttatcccgaattgtgaaataaaataatcgggaaaagtttttagctttaaaacgatcctgacgttaaaattccgctgctaaactcaattaaataaatatcacgggatttctgtcccgcggctcctgaaacgggtaaaaccgggccGGGGGTTGTGACAGTTTCCCCcgcgaacccggccaacgggtaatccACTGCTTGCAGCCGATCTTTGTCttcctgatcgaactggttgatgcactgctcgtatatgatatcagaagtactgcccgggtcgatgaataatcgctcggtgcagtaatgagccagttggccggtgataacgacggcgcgcctgtcgcgcggaccgcctcggacttttgggaagacgacttgctcgtctttccagtcattgtccggtcttctcaccgccttgcgcggccttcctttgcctccgttgatcatatgggttgaggccacatacatggtcctcttccctgagGAGGTGCCCTCGCCATGGGGGGTGATGCGTTTGGTGGCTTTTTTCCCACCGGGCAACAAGTgctgcagtttcccctcctttagagctcgctcaatctccagtcggagactgatgcagttatttgttgtgtggcccgagtccttgtgatactcgcaatagagagtgagatcttgatttttcttggacttcattggttgggccggtcgcaggtACTGCgcgtccgtaagaaggacttcgcttggcgacctagtgatctcggtccagttgcggtcccgagattctttctttGACGCCCGGTTATCCCGTTGGGCGTTAATTGTTGCCCTTGCGTCAAACTGGTTGGTACGTGGGAAATAAGGTTTGGAATCGCTGTCGCGATTCCCTGTATCCCGGTTGCACTTATTGTTGCGCTTGGGCTCGTAGCGGGAGGTTTGGCCTTccgcttggggctgtgcctttgcgAGGTGCGGTTTAAGGGACCGCtgagtctgggcgtatgtcttgaccgcagtcatgacatcctcccatttCTTCGGCAAGCCGTCTTTGCCGGAGATAGTCATAACCATCTGTTCATCTCTGACGGCTTTGATGAAGTGGTTACGTGCCATTTGGTCAGCTACGTCGCCTATCTCCAGGCATTCTTTattgtatcggacgacgaatgctttgagagattcgtcgtccctgcgccagatattcatgacgtccgtTGAATCACGTTCATGACGTCGCTGCTGGCtgaaatgtgcgaggaactttgcatgtaagtcctcaaatgaggccagtgatcctagtggcaaagaatcgaaccaagccctggccagacccgtcagggtctgggggaaaaaatgacaccaggtgggctcgtcccacctgccgttgcaccctgcgcccatgaaaatgttcatgtgatcgtccgggtcggacgaaccattgtatttcccaatgttgaatgggaattttgtggtGGTGACATGGGCGCGTGCGATTCTTGGGGCGAATTTAGAGTTTTCGGTCGCGGCTCTTGGCCTGTAGGGTTGGTTCTCGGGGCACTTTGCAGCGCGGGGGTATGTGTTGGGGGGGTGAGTGGGAGGAGAATAGTTGcatcctcccggtctgctgctagTGGCATGAGAAtccccgcaatatgtatggtcgtccgggtcggtaccgTTATATCCTTCGTGTTAGGGCTGCGGTCCCAGCCGGCTTTGGATGCTGGAACCGCGGTGGACTGTGGATTGCCGCCTGTTATCGCCTTAGGGGCCCAGGCGGCTTTGTATTGGGCCTCTGGTGCGGGACCcatatgaggaatcgtcctcatttattgtgcggacctcacagtaagaggatccgcggtcttcacgccTGCTTCTGGTGGCTGGACGTGAGGGTGCCCTGCCGTCATATTGTAAAATACGGACCGCAGGTGTATGTGGTGCCGGGGTAGGCCCGGCTTGTACTTGTGCTTCAGCGCAAGCTcggttgtatgttgcggccagcagggctgcctgctggtcataccaggtgtGAGGGTTCATGTCCggagggatcacagatgcgtactgtggtaggtcgtgtccgaacgttagggatggacccctttgcATTGATGTGCCAGTGTGGTTAGGATTTGGGATTGGAGGAGTGATCCTCGCAGTCCCTGAGTTGGTGGGGTTTAGGTTATCCCCAATAGTGTTATTCGGACGATCAGACATGATCTgttgagagggagagggatggtaCAAAAAAGTGcttaagagtagcggtgggcgccaatgatgaaacaatggttaaccgggcagggttaacacactggtctcgtcaagaagggttaatcccttcctctctaGGATCGCTGGCTGGTTCGCctgccggttgatctcctgcaaaaggaaacaaaccgtgactcgtaacaaggaggatggggtggggggtgctccttgttaccactctccggcgtgagaatcagtagtctgcttgggaagcaaagtatgatagtagtagtagtgagagagttgtgaagagatacctcaaacctggtttggggttggtatttatagccgaggagtgaaggaggaggtggatggatagactgacggcatgctgcacctttgcaggtgtgtcaggcatgtcggctgtggaggtgacgccaagtcagtctgtcgcttacgtagacctgacaggcggctgccattggtgctacttgctctgtggtgtcagtcccacttgctgagcgcacaggatgcggtgcgggccgcatcgctgtttgcggtaactgtagatgttcccgcgtctcactctttgatcaagaaatacgcgagatgcggtgccgaGCCGCATCGTCGTGGTgatgactgttgctgttatccagctcccttgtattgatagaagtgttcactggatgcggtgctgggccgcatcgctgtgaatacttccgttttcatacaccagatgcggtgtcGTGCGGCatcactataccgttctcatattccaggtaagtcctcctccatcattgggcagattggattcaaccgCTGTGTCtgcgcgttcccgcacggacacaggtaggttgttagctagtgggggttttgataagggtaatggtcactcgcggtcgatgctgacgcgagatctgggaccataccccttcagctGCGTATGGATCAATACGTTGCGTATTTGTTTTGTCATTTTACCTTTttacccttgtgttgaggctatacgaagccaaacaCGGGGGCTGTTTTGTCATTTTcttctcatacgctgcgtagggatccctacgcagcgtatataaagctccattttttatattttttttgtgttttcctttgtttatttatagaaaacaatattatttaataaataatacaaatataatttagaatagctaaaaataatacaaaaattatgaattataaaaattaaaaactcgTTTCCGCTTAATGATACaaactttataaattaaaaaatttctacaatttacaaaaataaagtTTCCGCTTAATCTTCGATAACATTTATACTCGGTTCTCTGTCTTTGTCTGAGTCTGATTTAGGATTGATTAACTCGTAGTATTGCTGTAACCGCGGTCTATACATTTCTTCCCACCGTTTCGCAGCTATTGATCGATGTGTCGACCACAATGGGGCCGCTAAAGGCATGGGGTAGTCTCCTTCCAACTTAGCATGTATGAAGTGTCCCCCGTAAACATGTACGAGCGTTATCGCTTGAGGTCGTGGATCTAGTGGGGCATCCGTTAATGGGAAGATGGTAGAGCTCCCTTCGATGCTTAGCACGTGGAGGACAATATTATACATTTGCGCTACGAGAAGCCCTACGTGGGGGATTTCCATCCAGTGACTTGGATCGCACCCTTTCACTGAATGCCATTCGATGCTGTTACGTATTCGTTTAAAGTCTCCTTCTTCATACGTTTCGAATACATGCTTCCAACGCGGCTTGTTATGGTCAATCTCCAGTAGTAAATCACTTTGAATACGGGGCCATACGTGTTCCGTAAAACCTAACCCGACAGCCACAGACCTGTACCCACAATGACCGTATGGGGTCACATCTTGTATACGCGATATGTAAGAGTGAAACTCTGATGGAATTTGATTCTTAAACCTCTTAATGCTTAAAAAGTGCTCGTCCCCCTTCATTAATGGAAAACCCTGATCATCCCGTGTCTCCTTCTTTTTAGAACTCGTTGAACTGTTTCGTTtcattttaggtttttcagacttTACAACTGAACCAGTTCCACGAGAGCCCTCTGACGGTACGTATGAGCTGTGTCGGGGTAAATCGTACCTATGTTTGGGGGAAGCGGTATATACGTTGCTGTCCTCGCCATAGGAGCTGTATCTCGCAGCTTTGTCTAACCTCGCAACTTCATCTAGCCTTTCTTGTACTTTCTTTGATGTAGGCCGACCGCGAGTATTTTGTTGGACGATCGGTGGTTTCTTGGTTGACGATTTCGGGGTGAAGACCGCTTTTATCTTTGAAAGCATACTCTTTTGCTGAACGGGGGACTGCGCCTCTAAATGTTGCCGCACATTATTGAGCTCTGCTACAATATCGACTTCCTCGTCTACCAGTTTACACGGGAGCAAGTCAAGCTTACGCCAGAATACATCTATGTCGTCGAGTTGTATCATACGCCCTGCACAGTTAATTTAATACGGTGTGAGAAACAGCTAAATCGTACAAAATAACAAAAGGTTTgtggttttaatattttttacctgTACGTTTGTAGTTTTCCAGCCTACAAGCACACGGCAATCCACAGCTAAGCCACATATGGCAACCACATGATGCGTTAAGTTTCCGCAACACCTCCAGCTTCCTCATTAGCTCTTTTGCCACAAATCAAGTGCTTCATGGGAAACCTTTCCACGTAGGTTGTCCAACAGTGGGTGTCTGTGGTGGTTCATCGTTTTTTCGATGCTCTCGGTGAAACTTTTTTGTATTTCATCGTACTGAGTTTCAACTATATCAATGACGCATCATGCTATTCGCTCCAATGAACTCCCACGCGTAACGTATCTTTTTAAATTTGCGTgctggctctcaactctgttggTGGTGCGCTGACCAAAGTTGCAAGACTTATCGGTCCACGCATAAACAAACATTTCTTTATAGTCTTTGAGCCAGTTTTCGTAGACGTAATCAAAGACACCtgcaaaaataaaataatgaaatgtaaaagcgtgtgtaaaatataatagatTGGGTGAATCGTTTGTTGAAGGAACACTTACTTTCTCGGTTGGCAACCACGAGTCGGTTATACATTTTCTCCAAGTTGTACTTGTACATGGGCTCTGAAGCAGATTCGCATACTCTCTGCCAGTACGACATAAATTTCCCCCAATCTTCTTTATTGAACCCTTGCTTGCAATGTCTAACTATATTTTGTTCGATGTGAAAGTGGCATAGAAGCCTGGTTGCATTCGGGAATACTTTAGCACACGCGTTAATTAGGGCAAGCTCTCTATCAGTGACTATCACACGTGGCATCATACATTCATGCAACATTGACTTGATCCGCTCAAGCACCCACAAGTAGTCACCCCTTCGTTCTTTACAAATAATGGCATGTGCGATACAAAAAGACTTGTTGGTCGACGTCAAACCCACAACCTGGACAAATGGCATGTTGTACATGTTTGTTTTGTAGGTCGCGTTGATCAACATCACGtgcgggaatgcacgccacatagTGATTGAATAAGGATGAAGAAAGAAAATCTCTGTCACGACATCTGTTTTAGGTTCCTGTCGGGTGTCGTAAATGAATCGGTTGTCATGCAGCACGCTTTCCAGTGCCTGCATAGGAGTCTTTTCGTCCATCAGTGTCGCTCTAATTTTTTGTACCGCATTTTGCACGTCTTTCTGAACATGCAGGCTGTCGGGGAACTGCTTTCTTAGGGTTTGAAATATGATACGTGGCTCCATGTTTTAAGCAGTTAGCTGCTCCACTAGCTTGTACTCGGCTTCAGTAAATCTTCGCACAAAAGTGTGGTCCAACAGACTCGTCGTAGGTTCGTGGTTATGGTTCGCGTTGTCCACTTTTAACTCCCACGTGTCATTCGTCACGTCCCGGATGGTGAGTAATGAAAATGGGTAACTGATTTTTTTGCTACCAGCTTTCCTAATTGTTGCTTTACTACGGTGCTCACCACTACGGTCGCACACAAGCCATACCATCCCAGTAGTACCGCCAATATTTTTCGATCGGCGGGTAACAATTACGTAACCATACTCCTTTCCCgtttcttgtacccaattcttcaaatcaggtagagacatgaaacgctaaaaaaaagttacaacaacaacaacaacaacaattgtaattataattataattataatattgagttaattgccaaaatcacccctgaggtttgggcacatttgccattttcatccaaaatgacacttttgtaccattttgccctccacgtttgtaactttttgccattttcatccaaaccactaactcagtttatttttccTGTTAAGTttaaggatatttggatgaaaatgacaaatataaaccacagggacgaaaatggcaaatatgctcaaactctttttaatttcttttatttagttaattttgtcacatatataataaaaaagaatttacatgcaatttttatacgaaaaaaataatagttttgtcacatattgtttttataaattttcatccatccactaagttaatttttttctattaagacgaaagatgttttaaattttataaattaattttttgtATCAAGGTTATTATATGTTGTCTTTTGTTTaataaaactttgttttctttctCTAAGTAACATGAATATTTCGATTCTGTTTTTGAGAGTTTAACAAGAAAATAGCTCGTCATGAAAAGTGTTTATCACAAAATATTAGATGGCATTATACTTACTATTTGGttggtaattttaaggtttggtaacggtACGTTGTTTGATGGGGGCACTGGCTTTTGTTTTTcgttaggagcgaatttaaaagagtagaagatgaattaaaAACTTGGTATATATgataatatttgtttatttgacatttttctaTAAGGTCAcaagcattttagttttataaaaattagaggtttaagtaggtttatttttataaaattgatctatataaacaattggaaattaatttctgtattaatttataaaatttaaaacatcattCGCCTTACtagaaaaaaattaacttagttagtggttggatgaaaatttataaaaaatatgtgagaaaactattatttttttttcatataaaaattgtacgtatattcttttttattatatatgtgacaacattaactaaataaaagaaattaaaaagagtttgagcacatttgccattttcgtccctgtggtttatagttgccattttcatccaaatatcattcaacttaacagaaaaaataaactaagttagttgtttggatgaaaatggcaaaaagttacaaacgtggggggcaaaatggtacaaaagtgtcattttggacgaaaatggcaaatgtgctcaaacctcaggggcgattttggcagttaactctataatatttttaacaacaataataataataacaacaataataataataataataataataacaattataattataatatttttaacaataataataataattataattataatatttttaacaatagtaataataacaataattattataattataatatttttaacaataataataataataacaataataataataataatgattataatatttttaacaataataataataataataacaataacaacaacaacaaaaataataataataataataataataataataataataataacaacaattaTAATTATAGTGTTTTtaacaacagcaacagcaa contains the following coding sequences:
- the LOC118484017 gene encoding uncharacterized protein LOC118484017; translated protein: MLSKIKAVFTPKSSTKKPPIVQQNTRGRPTSKKVQERLDEVARLDKAARYSSYGEDSNVYTASPKHRYDLPRHSSYVPSEGSRGTGSVVKSEKPKMKRNSSTSSKKKETRDDQGFPLMKGDEHFLSIKRFKNQIPSEFHSYISRIQDVTPYGHCGYRSVAVGLGFTEHVWPRIQSDLLLEIDHNKPRWKHVFETYEEGDFKRIRNSIEWHSVKGCDPSHWMEIPHVGLLVAQMYNIVLHVLSIEGSSTIFPLTDAPLDPRPQAITLVHVYGGHFIHAKLEGDYPMPLAAPLWSTHRSIAAKRWEEMYRPRLQQYYELINPKSDSDKDREPSINVIED